From one Deinococcus sp. QL22 genomic stretch:
- a CDS encoding MFS transporter, which translates to MGSSARQRLMVWTLALLATVAYGALYYAQPLLAVATEQAYGWSRTQTSLAFTLALLATAFLAPRVGRVLDQGHGRTWLALGALLGGLAFGLLAWTSNYVLFVAAWLLAGAAMSLTFYEAVFTVLGQQVGGSARRSATLTVTLIAGLASTVFVPLTTALLGQGGLQTALWCLASLLMGVGVLVWWIIPASGLVQAHRAVVPFTPDLTFSRLVWAFTLSRMVTVGIGLQLAPLLLASGYPPGMAAALTGLMGVAALPGRVIFAPLLQYWGVQTLTAILLGLVGVGALLLHFRASLPLTALGIVLFGVANGALTLARSELLVTWYPPAQFGTVNGRLAWPVNLAQALTPFGMGLLFVGTGGYGWSLTILTGLAAWSVWSLLSRSTGTNELSIG; encoded by the coding sequence ATGGGTTCATCCGCTCGCCAGCGTCTGATGGTCTGGACGCTGGCGCTTTTGGCGACGGTGGCGTATGGCGCGCTGTATTACGCCCAGCCCTTGCTGGCGGTCGCGACGGAGCAGGCCTATGGTTGGAGCCGCACGCAGACCAGTTTGGCCTTCACTCTGGCGTTGCTGGCCACGGCCTTTCTCGCACCCCGAGTCGGGCGAGTCCTCGATCAAGGGCACGGACGAACCTGGCTCGCTCTCGGCGCACTGCTGGGTGGTCTGGCCTTCGGGCTGTTGGCCTGGACGAGCAATTACGTTCTCTTTGTGGCCGCTTGGCTGCTCGCAGGCGCGGCCATGAGTTTGACCTTCTACGAAGCGGTATTCACGGTGCTGGGGCAACAGGTGGGGGGATCGGCCCGCCGTTCGGCCACCCTGACGGTCACTCTGATTGCTGGACTGGCGAGCACTGTGTTTGTCCCGCTCACTACTGCGCTGTTGGGGCAGGGGGGGTTACAGACCGCGCTGTGGTGCCTGGCCAGTCTTCTGATGGGTGTGGGTGTGTTGGTGTGGTGGATCATCCCCGCCAGTGGGCTGGTTCAGGCACACCGCGCCGTTGTCCCCTTTACGCCCGATTTGACCTTTTCACGACTGGTCTGGGCGTTTACTTTGTCACGGATGGTGACTGTTGGCATCGGTCTCCAGCTGGCCCCCTTGCTCCTGGCGTCGGGCTATCCCCCAGGCATGGCTGCCGCGTTGACAGGACTGATGGGTGTGGCGGCCCTGCCAGGACGGGTGATTTTTGCGCCGCTGCTCCAGTACTGGGGAGTCCAGACGCTCACCGCGATCCTCTTGGGTTTAGTGGGCGTCGGCGCACTGCTGCTGCACTTCAGGGCATCTCTGCCTCTGACCGCCCTGGGGATCGTGCTCTTTGGAGTGGCCAATGGCGCCTTGACCCTGGCCCGCAGTGAACTGCTGGTGACGTGGTATCCCCCGGCCCAGTTTGGCACTGTGAATGGTCGTCTGGCCTGGCCCGTCAATCTGGCGCAGGCCTTGACGCCCTTCGGGATGGGGCTGTTGTTCGTTGGGACGGGTGGCTACGGGTGGTCACTCACGATTCTGACAGGCTTGGCAGCCTGGTCTGTGTGGAGTTTACTGAGCCGATCTACAGGTACAAACGAGCTCTCAATAGGGTGA